A genomic region of Anaerolineales bacterium contains the following coding sequences:
- the kdpF gene encoding K(+)-transporting ATPase subunit F, whose amino-acid sequence MDIFYILTGLISISLLVYLLLALLKPEWFD is encoded by the coding sequence ATGGATATCTTCTATATCCTAACGGGATTGATCTCGATTTCTCTATTGGTCTACTTACTACTCGCACTCTTAAAACCGGAGTGGTTCGACTGA
- a CDS encoding DUF72 domain-containing protein, which produces MDKINRLAMPAEQPIYYIGTSGWTYEHWKGRFYPPELPQKKWFDHYSSQFSAVEVNATFYRTFKDQTYLNWRQGAPEGFGYVLKAPKLITHRKFLLDVEQDIQAFYRSCTLLGDKFKMILLQVAPNMPIDSGRLRTALSAFPDPTRAAVEFRRSDWYGQDTMRLLEELGATLCNVDSPQHKLTDHLTSTRAYLRMHGRGHWYSYNYSNTELEEIARLAQNLAKKGARQVYVFFNNDFEGYAPANALRLKQLLE; this is translated from the coding sequence ATGGACAAAATAAACCGCCTGGCAATGCCAGCTGAGCAGCCAATTTATTACATCGGCACATCCGGTTGGACCTATGAGCACTGGAAAGGCCGTTTTTACCCACCTGAACTGCCTCAAAAGAAGTGGTTCGATCATTACTCAAGCCAATTTTCAGCGGTGGAGGTCAATGCCACCTTTTACCGCACGTTTAAAGACCAGACCTACCTGAACTGGAGGCAGGGCGCTCCCGAAGGGTTCGGTTACGTGCTCAAAGCGCCGAAGTTGATCACCCATCGCAAGTTCCTGTTGGATGTGGAGCAGGATATTCAGGCTTTTTATCGCTCGTGCACACTGCTGGGAGACAAATTCAAAATGATCCTGCTCCAGGTGGCACCTAATATGCCCATAGACTCAGGACGCTTGCGCACAGCCCTTTCAGCTTTCCCTGACCCCACCCGGGCAGCGGTCGAATTCCGGCGTTCCGATTGGTATGGCCAAGACACCATGCGTCTGTTGGAAGAGCTAGGAGCTACACTCTGCAATGTAGATTCGCCCCAGCATAAGCTCACCGATCATCTCACCTCGACGAGAGCCTACCTGCGCATGCACGGCCGTGGCCACTGGTATTCATATAACTACTCAAATACCGAGCTTGAAGAAATCGCCCGGCTCGCCCAAAACTTAGCAAAAAAAGGGGCCAGGCAGGTGTATGTATTTTTTAATAACGACTTTGAAGGGTACGCACCAGCCAATGCCCTCAGGCTAAAACAGCTGTTGGAATAA